A single region of the Acidobacteriota bacterium genome encodes:
- a CDS encoding heterodisulfide reductase-related iron-sulfur binding cluster, translating to MQHAIELDALRTEVGAAAGPMANAVSACVHCGFCLPACPTYIELGEEMDSPRGRIVLMKEVLEGGLDLEEALDHIDPCLGCMSCVTACPSGVEYGELLMPFRELAEGGRNRSWLDRFWRGLMLDTLASPRRLRRMLRLGRLAAPFRGLLRGLLPARFAAPLDLLPRSADRAEVGSGTFPAVGERRARVVLLAGCAQQVLAPRIHRATIEVLTRSGVEVVVPKEESCCGSLAFHAGDASRARAAAGSLLRVLRPAGLLPDVDAVLTNAAGCGSGLKEYGLLFAGLPEEEAARDLAGKVQDVSTFLAALDAPAPPPLAQPLRVVYHDACHLAHAQRERTAPRRLLAQVRGVTLVEPRDWQICCGSAGIYNLEEPALAARLGQKKAEALLEGEPDVIATGNIGCLTQIESHLRRLGSAVPVRHTMEIVASAHGAN from the coding sequence ATGCAGCACGCGATCGAGCTGGACGCGCTGCGAACGGAAGTCGGCGCTGCGGCCGGGCCGATGGCGAACGCGGTTTCGGCCTGCGTCCACTGCGGCTTCTGCCTGCCGGCGTGCCCGACCTACATCGAGCTCGGCGAGGAGATGGACTCGCCGCGCGGGCGCATCGTGCTGATGAAGGAGGTCCTCGAGGGCGGCCTCGACCTGGAAGAGGCGCTGGACCACATCGATCCATGCCTCGGTTGCATGTCCTGCGTGACCGCGTGCCCGTCGGGCGTCGAGTACGGCGAGTTGCTGATGCCCTTCCGCGAACTCGCCGAGGGCGGCCGCAACCGTTCCTGGCTCGACCGCTTCTGGCGCGGACTGATGCTCGACACGCTGGCGAGTCCGCGTCGGTTGCGCCGCATGCTGCGGCTTGGTCGGTTGGCGGCGCCTTTCCGCGGGTTGCTGCGCGGACTGCTTCCGGCGCGGTTCGCGGCGCCGCTCGACCTGTTGCCCCGGTCGGCGGACCGCGCCGAAGTCGGGTCCGGCACGTTTCCGGCCGTCGGCGAGCGGCGCGCGCGGGTAGTTCTCCTCGCCGGCTGCGCTCAGCAGGTGCTGGCGCCCCGCATCCATCGGGCGACGATCGAGGTGTTGACCCGCAGTGGAGTCGAAGTCGTCGTTCCGAAGGAGGAAAGTTGCTGCGGTTCGCTGGCCTTTCACGCCGGCGACGCGTCGCGCGCCAGGGCGGCGGCCGGCTCCCTTCTCCGCGTACTGAGGCCCGCGGGACTACTTCCGGACGTCGACGCGGTGCTCACCAACGCCGCTGGCTGCGGCTCCGGCCTCAAGGAGTACGGCCTGCTGTTCGCGGGACTGCCCGAAGAAGAGGCGGCTCGGGACTTGGCCGGGAAGGTACAGGACGTGTCCACATTCCTCGCCGCGCTCGATGCGCCGGCGCCGCCCCCGCTGGCGCAACCGCTGCGAGTCGTCTACCACGACGCCTGCCACCTCGCGCACGCCCAGAGGGAACGGACCGCGCCCCGTCGATTGCTGGCCCAGGTCCGGGGTGTGACCCTGGTCGAACCCCGCGACTGGCAGATCTGCTGCGGTTCTGCGGGGATCTACAACCTGGAGGAACCCGCACTCGCGGCCCGCCTGGGACAGAAGAAGGCGGAGGCGCTGCTCGAGGGCGAACCGGACGTGATCGCAACCGGCAACATCGGCTGTCTCACCCAGATCGAGAGCCACCTCCGGCGCCTGGGCAGCGCGGTCCCCGTGCGCCACACGATGGAGATCGTGGCCTCCGCACATGGGGCGAACTGA
- a CDS encoding type I glyceraldehyde-3-phosphate dehydrogenase translates to MTTPSRIGIMGFGLLGRSLFRLSLDRPEIEIGAVAETADPEMLRYLLQFSSLPWRYDGEVALDDGSLSVNGFSAPVVRASGAGEAPWGDLGVTTVVDFRDNQPTRSELEGHLEAGAERVVLCAPPGGDLDRTVVVGLNEDRIEPSDRIVSAGSFTAHCVGPLLRILDGAFGVEQAFISSVRAYGAGSRLADVPAPEPRKGRAAGENIIPAATGAAEELATVLPELGGKLSASAMDVPVSNGSVVDLVCWHRDAVSVASVNETVAAAAGGEWNGRLRFEREAIVSADTVGSRATCIFDSQATMALGDHVSKTIAWFDNGWGYLHRLVELLAVLEQATASQGGDL, encoded by the coding sequence ATGACGACACCTAGCCGCATCGGCATCATGGGCTTCGGCTTGCTCGGCCGGAGCCTGTTTCGCCTTTCCCTGGACCGGCCCGAGATCGAGATCGGGGCCGTAGCCGAGACCGCCGACCCGGAGATGCTGCGCTATCTCCTGCAGTTCTCGTCCCTGCCGTGGCGATACGACGGCGAGGTCGCGCTGGACGACGGCAGCCTGAGCGTCAACGGCTTCAGCGCTCCGGTGGTTCGCGCCAGTGGCGCCGGAGAGGCGCCCTGGGGCGATCTTGGCGTGACGACGGTTGTCGACTTCCGGGACAATCAGCCGACGCGGAGCGAACTCGAGGGGCATCTCGAGGCCGGCGCCGAGCGGGTCGTGCTCTGCGCCCCGCCGGGCGGGGACCTGGACCGGACGGTTGTGGTCGGTCTGAACGAGGACCGGATCGAGCCGTCCGACCGGATCGTTTCCGCCGGTTCCTTCACCGCGCACTGCGTGGGGCCGTTGCTCCGCATCCTCGATGGGGCCTTCGGCGTCGAGCAGGCGTTCATCAGCTCCGTCCGCGCCTATGGGGCCGGTTCGAGACTGGCGGACGTGCCGGCGCCGGAGCCGCGAAAGGGCCGCGCCGCGGGCGAGAACATCATCCCCGCCGCGACGGGAGCGGCCGAAGAACTCGCGACGGTACTGCCCGAGTTGGGCGGAAAGCTCTCGGCCTCGGCGATGGACGTGCCGGTGTCGAACGGTTCGGTGGTCGATCTGGTCTGCTGGCATCGCGACGCGGTGAGTGTCGCCTCGGTCAACGAGACGGTGGCGGCTGCCGCCGGCGGCGAATGGAACGGTCGGCTGCGTTTCGAGCGCGAGGCGATCGTCTCCGCCGACACCGTAGGCAGCAGGGCGACCTGCATCTTCGACTCGCAGGCAACGATGGCGCTGGGCGATCACGTGTCGAAGACGATCGCCTGGTTCGACAACGGCTGGGGCTACCTGCACCGGCTCGTGGAGCTGCTGGCTGTGCTTGAACAAGCGACCGCTTCCCAAGGAGGCGACTTATGA